From Pseudomonas alcaligenes, a single genomic window includes:
- a CDS encoding TonB-dependent receptor codes for MLAGALAHADDVSESGREFPPLVITGSYIPAPSSSSVDVVQQPEISDGQLGVNVSEALQRVPGLVVQNRQNYAQDLQISSRGFGARSAFGIRGIKLLSDGIPASTPDGQGQAATLNLDVAERFEVLRGPAATLYGSNSGGVIQMFSRDGYGSPRVGSATTFGSDGFNKNHLYAEGGTDQAGFLLDASRMDTDGYRDHSAARRDQTFAKLNFTPDDNSRMALIFSSLEQNDTQDPMGQTWAGYKDDPRSVASAAETYNTRKSIDHQQFGMNYERYFGDATLQLNLYAGQRSVIQYLSIPKGVASNSQRGGGVVDFDREFHGGTLRWIQPVMGVPGELTVTTGVDYDLSRDDRRGYQNFSGNELGVKGELRRSEDDIATSLDPYVQARWELGNWTLDAGVRHSTMEMEVDDHYLDNGDSSGTKKYQQNNPSISAMYAFTPALHAYVSAGKGFETPTQAEMAYAPGLVEGFNFGLAPASSTHYEIGLKAKVAGDTRVNAAVFEIRTDDEIVVASSTDGRTSYQNAGKTLRRGFELGVQSDLSEHWQASLAYTRLDATYDEAFVVGGSTIEKGNYLPGVPGSSLFGELVWKPRDDISMGFEGQYRSKVYVEDSNEDKPAPGYAVFNWRTRFEQRAGSWLFHELVRLDNLLDRQYVGSVKVGDSNARYYEAAPGRSWYLGAGMEYTF; via the coding sequence ATGCTGGCTGGGGCTCTGGCCCATGCTGATGATGTATCTGAAAGTGGTCGAGAGTTTCCCCCGCTGGTGATAACGGGGAGCTACATACCCGCTCCGTCATCATCATCTGTCGATGTCGTGCAGCAGCCGGAAATCAGTGACGGTCAGCTCGGTGTCAATGTCTCCGAAGCGTTGCAGCGTGTACCCGGTCTGGTGGTGCAGAATCGCCAGAACTACGCTCAGGATTTGCAGATTTCTTCACGTGGGTTCGGTGCACGCTCGGCGTTCGGGATTCGTGGAATAAAGCTGCTCAGCGATGGTATCCCGGCCAGTACGCCGGATGGGCAGGGCCAGGCGGCGACTCTCAACCTCGACGTCGCTGAGCGTTTCGAGGTGCTGCGTGGTCCGGCTGCGACCCTTTATGGCAGTAACAGCGGTGGGGTGATTCAGATGTTCTCCCGCGATGGCTACGGCTCGCCCAGGGTAGGCTCCGCAACCACATTCGGCAGTGACGGCTTCAACAAGAACCATCTCTATGCCGAGGGCGGTACTGATCAGGCTGGTTTCCTGCTGGATGCGTCGCGTATGGACACCGACGGCTACCGAGACCACAGCGCCGCACGCCGCGACCAGACCTTCGCCAAGCTCAACTTCACGCCAGACGATAACAGCCGCATGGCGCTGATCTTCAGCAGCCTGGAACAGAACGACACCCAGGATCCGATGGGGCAAACCTGGGCAGGTTATAAGGATGATCCTCGCTCTGTTGCATCAGCGGCGGAGACCTACAACACGCGCAAGAGTATTGATCACCAGCAGTTCGGCATGAACTACGAGCGCTACTTCGGCGACGCCACCCTGCAGCTCAATCTGTATGCCGGCCAGCGCAGTGTGATTCAGTACCTGTCGATTCCCAAAGGTGTTGCCTCCAACTCGCAGCGTGGAGGCGGGGTGGTGGACTTCGATCGCGAATTCCATGGCGGCACGCTGCGCTGGATCCAGCCGGTGATGGGGGTGCCTGGTGAGCTGACCGTCACCACGGGCGTCGATTATGACCTCAGCCGCGACGACCGCCGCGGTTACCAGAACTTCAGTGGCAATGAGCTGGGTGTGAAGGGTGAGTTACGTCGCAGCGAAGATGATATTGCCACTAGTCTCGACCCTTACGTGCAGGCGCGATGGGAGCTTGGGAACTGGACGCTCGATGCCGGCGTGCGTCATAGCACCATGGAGATGGAGGTGGATGACCATTACCTGGACAACGGTGATTCCAGCGGTACGAAGAAGTACCAACAGAACAATCCATCCATCTCGGCCATGTACGCCTTTACCCCAGCGCTGCACGCCTACGTCAGTGCCGGCAAGGGTTTCGAAACGCCCACGCAGGCCGAGATGGCCTACGCGCCTGGTTTGGTGGAGGGCTTCAACTTCGGCCTCGCTCCTGCTAGCAGCACACATTACGAGATCGGCTTGAAGGCCAAGGTTGCCGGCGACACGCGGGTCAATGCGGCAGTTTTCGAGATTCGCACCGACGACGAGATCGTCGTCGCCAGCTCTACTGACGGTCGTACCAGCTACCAGAATGCCGGCAAGACTTTGCGCCGCGGCTTCGAGCTGGGTGTGCAAAGCGATCTGAGCGAGCACTGGCAGGCCTCTCTTGCGTACACGCGTCTGGATGCCACTTACGATGAGGCTTTCGTCGTGGGCGGGAGCACCATCGAGAAGGGCAACTACCTGCCGGGTGTGCCGGGTAGCAGCCTATTTGGCGAGCTGGTATGGAAGCCGAGGGATGACATCAGCATGGGCTTCGAAGGGCAGTATCGCAGCAAGGTCTACGTCGAAGACAGCAACGAAGACAAGCCTGCACCCGGCTATGCGGTATTCAACTGGCGCACGCGCTTCGAGCAGCGTGCTGGTTCCTGGTTGTTCCACGAGCTTGTACGCCTAGACAACTTGCTGGATCGCCAGTACGTCGGCTCGGTGAAAGTCGGCGATAGCAATGCTCGCTACTACGAGGCGGCACCTGGGCGCTCCTGGTACCTGGGGGCGGGTATGGAATATACCTTCTGA